A segment of the Leptospira perdikensis genome:
CCAATGGTTTCAGAAACAAACTCTTCAGAGTCTGAATTATAAAAAACAAATTTTACATTCCCTATTGGAACAATCAAATTCATAATCATCTGATTGTGACGTTTCCATGCTTTAATCGCACCAGCTTCAATCCAGGAAAAATAAGCTTCCCCAAATCCAAAAAAACTTGGATCTGAATTTTTTAAACCATGGAGAACATTACCACCTGCGGTCGGAATTTCTTTTAAAGTTGTAACTTGAATTTCAGATAAATTCACGTAGCCCACTCTAAACCCTTATTTTTCGCAAACTCTTGGTACTGTTTAATTTGTTCCACTGTAGTATCGATAATGTTATCTGGTTTACTGTAATAAGTTTTGTACCACTCAGCAGTAAACTTAACTGTATCTTCGAAACCCATAACTGCAGTCCAATTTAACAAAGCTAAAGCTTTATCACAGTTCAACTTTAAAAGCCCTGACTCATATGGACCTTTAAACTGGCTGGAAACATCATTCCACTTAACTAAATCCCAATGCAAAGCCATCTTTTTCACTAACGTAATTACGCTATGATTTTGATTCGATAAAGGACCAAAATTAAACGGTTCACCATGTAACTCTGAATTTGAATATAAATATGCACCTAACGTTAAATAACCGCTAAGCGGTTCCAGAACATGTTGCCACGGTCTTGTGGCATTCGGATTTCTTAAGTCAACTGTCTTCTTCTGAGCCCACGCAGTAACACAATCCGGAATAATTCTATCCTCTGCCCAATCTCCACCACCAATCACATTTCCTGCTCTTGCGGAAGCAATCCTTACCTTACTTGATGATTTTGGAAAATACGACTTTATATGAGATTTGATTGCTAATTCGGCTGCTCCCTTTGAAGCACTATAAGGATCTGGTCCACCTAAGGCATCGTTTTCCCTATAACCCCAAATCCATTCCACATTATCATAACATTTATCACTAGTTATAATTACAGCAGCACATGGACTATCATACTTCCGTAACGCTTCTAATACATGAAGGGTTCCTTGAACATTTGTATTCCAAGTTTCCATCGGATCATTGTACGATTTTCTTACAAGAGACTGAGCAGCAAGATGAAATAGATAATCAGGTTTAAAATCAAGAATTGCTTTTTCAATAGCCGAGCGATCCCTAATATCTATCCTTAAATCGGTAATTGATTCTCCAATATGCCCTACTTCAAAATGGGAAGGTGACGAAACTGGATCAAGTCCTATTCCACAAACCTCTGCACCCATTAATTTTAACCATGTAGTTAGCCACGCACCTTTAAAACCGGTGTGACCAGTTACAATAACTCTTTTGTTTTCATAATGTGATTTTATATTCATATTCAATTTATAACAGATTTAGAGCTCTCTCCTAATTCAAATGTATTGATTATCATTTTTTCCGTCGGTTCACAAAAAAAATCGGATCTTACTTTTTGTATCATTTTGATTCTTTCTTTCGAATTTGATTTTACCTGTCGTAAAAGCCTTTCCTTTGCTTCAATAAAACTATTAACATCATAAGCAACATCCCAAAGTATTCCCTTACAGAATTCAGGAAGGTAGGTATAATCAACGAACCCATTTTCGGCAGCTACAATTACCGAAAGTCCACATGCTACTGCCTCAACTAAGGATCCTGATGAGGAACCAATCACCAAGCCGAAATGAGGGAACAAATCATATAGATTCTCGTAAGTAATATAATGCGGTTCAGGGAGCAAGTTTTCAAATTCTTTAACATTAGTTGAAGGATGGAATTTTAAAGCCCATTTATCATTTTCTTCAATGGGTATTTCTTTCAACAATTCAAGAATGAAAGAATTACTGTCAGGAAAATAGGAAAATAATGTTAATACTTTAGTGTTTGCAGAAGGAAGAATCCCTAAACTAAATAGCTTAGCGTATCTCAAAGAAGCTCCAACTTTAAATAAAGATTGATGATCCAAATAAAACTTTCCATTGACCAAAATTTGGTCCGCCAAATGTTCTTTTATTTCGTTCGGATCAAAATATATATTCAATAACTCAGGAGGATAAAGGAATAACTGACAGCCATAAATTCTAACTTCAGCTTTTGACTCTCTCAGTGCCCTATTGATACATTTTTCGTATGGTTGGCCTTCATTCCATTGAATGAGTTTAGATCCCGGAGTGATTATTTTAGCTAATTTTTTCCCAAATAAATAACGAACCGTTCCAAAAAAATTTGAACCATTCAAATCAGACCAAAAAAAAAATCTTGTCGTTTGATCCGTTTCTTTACCCAACTTACTGAAATATAAAAAATAAAACATATAAAATGGGTAAAAGAGTAAAGAGCAAAACAATTTTATAAAATCGAAAAACCCCAATAGTTGAAATTCTGTTAGAATATTCTCTTCAGACTTATCGAGTGTATTAAAAACTTTCCAATACAATGTAGGACTAAAAGAACCATAGAATCTTGGTATGATTACATATTGAATGTTTTTGGATTCAAAATGTTGTAATAAATTTGGGAAATAATCCGAGAGGATTTTTTGTCCTTTTTCAACATTTGCCAAAACAACATAAGAATCAATGTATACTGTCTTTAGATTTGTAATTTCAAATCGTAAACTAGATAATAAATGGACGAACTTAAGAAGAAGAAAGGCTAGAAAATAAAATCCAACAACTAGGTAGTATTTTATTATTTTTATAACGAGACCAAAGGAAGATATTCTTTGCCCAGAACTAAATTTGAGTTTGGATTCATAGGCACCTATTTTAGAAAAAAAGAATGACGTAGAAAAAATCCATGACCTTTTGCAAAAAACAGATAATTTACTTAGATTTTTAAATACTTCTTCTAGGTGCGACGGAATCAAATCAGAATTCATAACTTTAAAAATGCTTATAAAACGAAATCCAGCCGGAATTTTTTTTAAGAATCATAAAACAATTCCTAACAACTGGATTTTATAGTTCGATTAAATTTATTTTAGAATTCGGAAACTATCATAGCGATGTTCCAACTCCTTCATTTTCTCCATTCCCAAAGAATTCATAATCGCTCGATCGTTGGAAAAATAATTCCAAAAAATGTCTTCCTTAAAAGTTTCCTTATAAGAATCCTTTATCTTAGATGACTTCGGAAACTGATCCTTAATGATCGACTCAGCCAAAACATAATAACATTCGCCTAAGTTCTCCGCAGGCTCTCCAACTGGAGGTAAACCTAGTTTCTTTCGAAAAACATTAATATATGCAATGTTCTTGTGGCGATATCGATAGTTAGCATCGTCTAGTGCAAAAATCGCCTTATCATTAACTAATTTTAATGCAGATTCCAATTCAGGAACTAAAACATCCGAAGTATGTTCAGAATCGAAGAAACCAAAATCGATCGATTCTTTTTTTTCGGCGAGCATTGGTATTCCCAATTCGTTTGACGTACTCAAATATCCGATATAAATCCAGTTGTCGTGTAATGCTTTCTGAAAAATCCGCTGATGCGTATCGCATATAATAGATCGAATATAAGAAAGTTTGTTTTGGTTCGTATCCCAAGTATACAGCTTCTTATTGTACTTTAAAGCAAAATAAGATAAAACGATTGTACTTGCACCACAACCAGTTTCCACTATAACACCCGTTGATTCTGACCTAACAATATTAGATGAATTCAAATCATCGTATATTGCCAAAAATTCCGAATCTGGAATTGAATTGCACCAGCGTGGCATCATCCTTTTAACCGTTAAAAGGTAGTTTTTCTCATCGCTGAAAATTTGTTCTTTTTCTCCAAAATAAAAGTCGTACATAGTATCCCCTATTAAATAAAATCTCCACCGTCAATTTTTATGTTTTCGCCTGTTACAAAATCGTTCTCAAAAGCTAAATTATAAATTACTCTTGCAACGTCCTCCGGAGTCCCGATCCGCCCAAGTCGTACAGACTTAGCTCGTTCTTCCATTTCAACTTCAGTTTTCTTTAGCACCTGCGTATGAAACTTCGATCGAATAAATCCTGGAGAAACACTATTAGTAAGTATATTTTTATGAGTATAATACTTCGCAAGATGTTTCACTAAATAAAGAATTCCATGTTTTGCCAGTCCATAAGAAAAACTATTTTTTCCACCACCATATCCAGCGGAGGCCGTCGACATCAAAACAATCCGACCGTAACCTTGAGATTCCATATTTGGCAGTATCGCCTTTAAAACAAAGGCTACTGATGTTAAATTGATTTCGAGAGTTTCACTAAAATCTTTATCAGTAATTTTCTGAATACTATCTTCAGAGTATGCGAATCCATGAAATTGAATGAAATGTGTGATTCCCTCGCCGGCAATTACATCATTAATTTCGCTTAACGATGAGTGATTTAGAAAATTAACGGAGTGAACCTTTACTTTTTCATTACTACTTCGATAATCAGTGTGTGTAAGTAAATGTAGACTTTTTAAGTTAGGAATTTTTAAAACTTTTTCAATGAATGCCTGTGCCAAATCACTATTTGCTCCACTGATCAGTACATGATAACTATCCATAGTATAAACTCAAACTTTTAAAGGCAGAAGCTAAGTATTCTTTTTTTTCAATCTGCATAGGATTTATGATTTCACCAGCAACGAACCCATCGTATTTTTTACGTTTTAATACATCGGAAATTTTTTTATGAGTTTCACTATATTGGTTTGATGGTATTAGCAAACCAGGATCACTTACCTGGCAATGGCTTATGTATGAATAAAAATCCTCAACCAAATCCGATGGTTCATCATTTTCAATAAAACTTCTAACATCTAACTGAATTTTGATGTTTTCAAAATTGTTTTTTTCTAATAAAGATAATACTTCAGTAAAATAATTCAAATATTCACATGAACTTGGATGTAATGGCTCTACACTTATATTAACTCCAGGTGAGTAGGAGTCAATTTCACTTAAAAACTCTAAGAAAATCTGATTGCAGTCTTCCTTTTTTTTTCCGTTTTTTTTTCTCGCCTTGGGAGATCCTAATACTATATCCTTGCAACCTAAACCAACTGCTAAGTCTATATACTTTTTAAGATAATCCAACATCTCTGCTCTTTTTGCTTCTGATCCAAATAACTCTAAATCTTCCCGCGTAAAAGTAAGCGAATGTAAGGCGGAAACTCGCAAAGAGTTGACCTTAAGCAAATCATTCAACCAATCAAGTTTCGCCTTAGAGACAGTAGTAGGTTCCTCCCAGAAACAATTTAATGCTAACTCCACACCTCTAAAACCTAGTTTGGGCAATTCGCTTAAAAATTCTCCAAGAAATTCCTCGCCCTTAGGCCAGATAATATTTGAAATCGATAAGTTCACGAGTTTTAAACTACTGCACAACCTTTACACGGATGAACTAATTGACGATTTCCACTTTTATGAGCACTGCGTAGGTTCTCGTATCTTTCCATTCTCCATAACTGCGAAATGTTATGATCTGGAAATTTTCCAACTTGAAGATTCGATTTATAATCACTATCACATGGATTAGTCAATCCATCCTGCCATATAAACATTCGGCGAAATAAATCAGAACATGCTTTGGTCTGGCCATTGGGTTTCGCCTCATAAATATTCTCCCAAGGATTATAGTTTACAAATGCTACTTGATCAACAAGGCCACCCCAAACTCTTTCCATAGAGTCAATATCTTGTTTTTCCGTCACCTTTACACCGGATACACGGGTAATAACAGGTAAATCAGAATAATCTTTTTGTCGAATTGATTGAAACATTTCGATATTTTTTAAAACCTTATCAAGTTTTCCATTCACTCGTAGTTGGCTATACAGCGGTTCCTCTGCGGCATCTGCTGAAAATACAACTGTTTTAACCCCTCCTGACAAAAGAGCATGAACCTTTGATTCAGTTAAAAGAGAAGCATTTGTATTCACTTTAAGGTTTAAAAATTTTCCCTTAACGTATTGTAACATTCCTTCTATTTCTTTTGCTAAAAGTGGCTCACCTCGTGAGGCAAGAGAAAGAAATTCGATATTCCCATATGCTTCATCAACAATTTGCCGAAACAACTCGAGCGACATTTGGCCCATCCCTGGAGTTGTTTTTTTAAAAAAATTAACATCTGTTTGATAACAGAAAACACAACGATAATTACAAATAGAAGATGGTTCGATTTGTAAATAAGGTGGGTAATTATCAATTCGTTCTAATTGAGGGAATACATCATAACGATAACGGTGATAAAAGAATCGCAACAGTTCTTCATCACTGTATGTATACATTTCTTCCGCAATGAACGGAGTAATTTTAAAAAGAACATCATCTAAATCTGATTTTAGATCAACTAAAACAAGATTTAAAACCTCTACAAAATTTTCCTTTTTGTGAACCGAGTGGGTTGTATTTAACTTCCCTTCCGACCACTCACTGAGAACTCGAACAGCTCGCGTTTTTTGGTAGTCGATGATACCTGTTTTATGACTTTTAAAGTCTTGAAAGCTATGATGTTTTTTGTAAATCTTTGGGTCTATCTCTTTCATATTATTTAATTAAACTCCCCATACTTCTTTAACCACCATTCAACAACAGGAATCTGCCACTCATAATCCACATCACAACCCGCTTCTTGATAAAGAGGCAAAATCTTTTGACCCATCCATTTTTGTGGCAACATTCCATCTTCCAGATTGATTAGATTTTTAGGTCTAACAATCGACAAACCCATATCGGCAAACAATACATCACCTTGGGAGTCTCTATCACAATTTAAAGTTTTAGGATCACCAAAAGTTTCGAACGGAACAAAAGGCTGAAGAAAACCATGATCATCTTTTTTTCTCGCTCTTAAAGGAGACCACATATTATACTTTGAAACTGTAACCGCAGAATCAGCAGAACTATTTTCTCTGAGTGCTTTAATCCCCTCAGCGACTGTTTTAGATGTTAATGTTGCTGCATTGCAAAAAAGCAAAACAACAAGTTCAATAGTTATACCGGGATTTCGTTCTTTAATCACTTCGAATCCGTGTTGGTATGCATGTTCCCCTAAGGCCTCTTTGGTTGCTAAGTGCGGTGGCCTTTCGATAACCTCAACGTTTTCCTCGCGGGCAATTTTCATAAGTTCGGGATCATCTGTTGAAAGATAAATTTTATCAATTTCTTTTGTATTTTTTGCAACATTCATAGGATACCAAGCCAAAGGTTTCCCATTGATTGGATAAGTGTTTTTTCCAGGAAATCCGATACTTCCCTTTCGACCGAGTAATAAAGCTACTATCATAACATTCCCTTAAAATTCCTAATTCTTATTCCTGTATATTTTTTCGAAAATCCTGACTCTTCTGCATTATCTACAAAAATGAAGTTACTTCCGCTAATTTCTGCTGCTTTGAAATCAGATTCGCTATCTCCTATCAATAACGTATCCTGCGGTAAAGTTTTCCAGTCGCTTAATGTGAGTTGAATGGCTCTATCCTTTTCTGTTGGCGCACCATAAACTCTATCAAATAAATCTATAATATCTAATCTTTTTAGAATCACATCAATTTCTTCTTGCGGAGTGCCAGTAACAATAACAAATAACTGGTTCTCTTTTTTACTACGAAGTATAAGTTCAACACCTTCTATCCATGCTGAATCGATTACAGCTTGAATTACAGACTCAGCAAATCTACTTTGATAGACTTCAATAGTATTTTGGTCGCATGGAAGGGAATTCCAATCCAAATACAATGGTATTTTTTTGAATCTGGACATCCCTCCATTTTCTAAATGATGATTTTCAATTTTTTGCAAAATTTCCTGATTTGCATCTGGAAATAAACTCTTATAAGCGGTCAATTTGACTCTTACTGAGTCTTTGATGACTCCATCGAAGTCCCAAAAAATAATTTTATACTTAGAAAAAGTATTCAGGTTCATATTATAAAGATTTCAGAGTAAACAAATGCACACTCTAAAGGGTTTAATCTGGTTTCATATCCGGTAGTAGATTAAACTTTTTTGGTATCCTTTAGATCTTGGTTCTGCTTTACCTCTTCAATCAATTGTAACAGCCCTTGACCTAAATCCATATGAAGAGGTGGGATGTATTTACGTCCAATTTTTGGTAAGTATGCATAAGGAGTTCGTATGTAATGACCCACTTGGTCTTTCTCACTAAACTCAACGGATTCCGGTTTACCTAATATTTCGGCCAACATTTTTAGCAGATCCAAAACCCTCATTGGTTCTTGGCCTGTAAACACGACACTTTCGTTTCGGAAGTCTTCACCCATTGCCACTACACTAGCCCTGGCCGCATCTTCGACATGAATGTATTCTCGTAAACTATCAGGACTACCCTCATAACAGATCTTTTCAGACTCAAGGGCATTTTTAACAATCCGATACAATCCATTCGAATCATCTGATCGCGGTCCATAGAGCGAACCGTAACGCAAAATGGTATAATCTAATCCATAAACCTTTTTATATTCTTCAATATAACTTTCGGATGCTTGTTTACTACACCTGTAAAAACCACCTTCCCTACTATAAACATAAACTGTGCTTGCATACATAAATCTTTTAATCTTATGTTTTCTGCATGCTTCCAAAATATGCGCATTACCTAATATATTAATACGAACAGTATCTAACGGTTTATCCAATGCCTGGTTTAAATCAGCTAGAGCTGCAAAATTATATACAACATCAAAACCTTTAATCGAATCATTTACTGCATCGGCCAACAACAAATCGCCAACGATCATTTTCTGATCCGATCGCAACCAAGGAGAATTAACTTGATCAAATATTGTCACCTCATGACCTGCTATACTCAAAGCATCAGACACATGAGAACCAAGAAAACCAGAACCACCAAATACAATTATCTTCATATTAATCCAGAGAATAAAAAATCTTTGTACTAAACCTTCCCTTCACTTTCGATGCAGGAAGATCCGTATTTTGTTTAAGTTTTTCGATCACATCTTTTTTCGATTCACCAGAGGCAAGATAAACAATGTGACTCGACCGATTGATACAATTTACAGACAACGAAATACGTTCCAAGGGCAACTTTGGAGAATTGAATACCGGAATTACATCTACAGAATTTGTGGAATCTCCAAGGTCATTACCAGGAAATAAACTTGCTGTGTGACCGTCTTCGCCAATGCCGAGAATAGAAAGATCAAAGTGAGAAACCGATTGAATTTCCTGCTGGTAAAATGCAGTCATTTTTAGCGGTTCTTCTCCCGCCATCGAATGAAAAGTGATTTTAGAAAGTAAATCCTTTCCTAATGCATTCTTAATCACAACATCATTTCTATCTAAGTGATTCTCAGGAAAACATCTCTCATCAGCTTGCCATAAATGAATTTGTTGCCAAGGAAATGGCAATTCATGAAATCTTTTATAGATTCCAATCGGAGTGGTTCCGCCAGAAACTAAAATATTTAGTATTTGGTTTCCATTTTTTTGACCGACTCGCAACTGATCAGAAATTGTTTTGGATATATAATCCAAAACCGTATCCGTCCATTCTTCTTTTTTACAGACAACCAAATCAAAAGACATTTAACTACTACACCCTAAATTCGTTTAAGAAAATATTCCACGAATAATCATTCTCTGAATCTAAAGTTTTTATGAATGAATCTTTGTATTTTGTATAATCCAGTGGTTTGTTTATTAATTTATAAAAATCAAATTGGCTTAAATCAGACTCGAGCCCTATTTCAACAGAATTTGCGTTATGCCACTCAGCAAACAGATTCGTCATCTGTTTGTATCTATCAGTCATAGTAGACGTATAAAAGAATATTGCCGGTTTTTGATACAAATTCACAAAATTAATACTTGTACTAGAATGTAAAAGAGCAAAGGATGATGATTGAATCAAATCATTTGTCCTTCCTCTTATCACAATAAATTCCTTAAAATGATCTTTATCGGTATATTCAGAACGCGGGTGTGCAGCAACTACGACCTTTTTCTGAAAAATAGTTTCTAGATGGGCAAAGAACTTCTCAAGGGTAGGATAATAAGTCTCAGGTTTATCAGCATAAGCAATTCCAAAAAATGCGTTATCAGGATGGTATGGAGAATACTCATCTAAAAATACAATCGCATCAGAAATACTTTCTACAGGATATTTTTTTCCGTAAATATCATAGAAATCGGGGGTTGGCCCTATTTCTTTACCGCGGAGATACTGATCATAATCTAAACTATGCGCCCATACGATTTTTGCACTCTTACGAATTTTTTCAGATAACGATAGTATTGAATACTTTCCGCCAGCAATAACGTATTTAGGATTTAAAATTCCTTTTTTTATTCTATTTTTTATGAAATTAAGCGCAAATAACGGAACCTTAAACACTGCTCCTATAAATCCATTTTCACTCAGAAAAACTTTTATTTTATCTGCCACTGACAGATCTGATTTCACAGACACAGAAGGAATCTGATTAGTAAAATGCAAAGAATAATCAACTGATATTTGATTTAATAATTTAAGTAAAACTAAATATTGAGTCATGAGAAGGATAACAATTTTTTCAGTTTTACCACTGGTAAGAGCTTTCCGAAGATCTGCTAAGTTAGAAAAATCATAAACAAGTTTCTGATCGTTATTATCAATTTCGCGATCCTTATATTCTTCTTTATGAAAAATCTGAGATAATTGATAAACAACTACCTCTAAACCGTTAGATCGTATCTCTGCAATTCCAAAACGCTCCTCATCCCGCTTAGTAAATGGAGTTTCAACTAAGAATACAATAGTCTTATATTTATACATTTACGAAACGAGTTAGACTCTTTTGAGTATATTACGTAACTTCTCTAAATTTCTTTCAATGATTTCACTATCGTGTTTAACCATGATAGGAATTGCAATACTTCGATCTAATTGGTTTGCAGACGGTTCTGTAAATCGAATCAACTCATCTTTAGTTTTTCCGAATGCTACTGCCATGTGATCCC
Coding sequences within it:
- a CDS encoding dTDP-4-dehydrorhamnose 3,5-epimerase; amino-acid sequence: MNLSEIQVTTLKEIPTAGGNVLHGLKNSDPSFFGFGEAYFSWIEAGAIKAWKRHNQMIMNLIVPIGNVKFVFYNSDSEEFVSETIGESNYSRITVPTGIWFGFQGIDSPKNLVLNISSILHDPLEADRLDLSKINYSW
- the rfbG gene encoding CDP-glucose 4,6-dehydratase; translation: MNIKSHYENKRVIVTGHTGFKGAWLTTWLKLMGAEVCGIGLDPVSSPSHFEVGHIGESITDLRIDIRDRSAIEKAILDFKPDYLFHLAAQSLVRKSYNDPMETWNTNVQGTLHVLEALRKYDSPCAAVIITSDKCYDNVEWIWGYRENDALGGPDPYSASKGAAELAIKSHIKSYFPKSSSKVRIASARAGNVIGGGDWAEDRIIPDCVTAWAQKKTVDLRNPNATRPWQHVLEPLSGYLTLGAYLYSNSELHGEPFNFGPLSNQNHSVITLVKKMALHWDLVKWNDVSSQFKGPYESGLLKLNCDKALALLNWTAVMGFEDTVKFTAEWYKTYYSKPDNIIDTTVEQIKQYQEFAKNKGLEWAT
- a CDS encoding class I SAM-dependent methyltransferase — its product is MYDFYFGEKEQIFSDEKNYLLTVKRMMPRWCNSIPDSEFLAIYDDLNSSNIVRSESTGVIVETGCGASTIVLSYFALKYNKKLYTWDTNQNKLSYIRSIICDTHQRIFQKALHDNWIYIGYLSTSNELGIPMLAEKKESIDFGFFDSEHTSDVLVPELESALKLVNDKAIFALDDANYRYRHKNIAYINVFRKKLGLPPVGEPAENLGECYYVLAESIIKDQFPKSSKIKDSYKETFKEDIFWNYFSNDRAIMNSLGMEKMKELEHRYDSFRILK
- a CDS encoding SDR family oxidoreductase, with the protein product MDSYHVLISGANSDLAQAFIEKVLKIPNLKSLHLLTHTDYRSSNEKVKVHSVNFLNHSSLSEINDVIAGEGITHFIQFHGFAYSEDSIQKITDKDFSETLEINLTSVAFVLKAILPNMESQGYGRIVLMSTASAGYGGGKNSFSYGLAKHGILYLVKHLAKYYTHKNILTNSVSPGFIRSKFHTQVLKKTEVEMEERAKSVRLGRIGTPEDVARVIYNLAFENDFVTGENIKIDGGDFI
- a CDS encoding sugar phosphate isomerase/epimerase family protein, with amino-acid sequence MNLSISNIIWPKGEEFLGEFLSELPKLGFRGVELALNCFWEEPTTVSKAKLDWLNDLLKVNSLRVSALHSLTFTREDLELFGSEAKRAEMLDYLKKYIDLAVGLGCKDIVLGSPKARKKNGKKKEDCNQIFLEFLSEIDSYSPGVNISVEPLHPSSCEYLNYFTEVLSLLEKNNFENIKIQLDVRSFIENDEPSDLVEDFYSYISHCQVSDPGLLIPSNQYSETHKKISDVLKRKKYDGFVAGEIINPMQIEKKEYLASAFKSLSLYYG
- a CDS encoding radical SAM/SPASM domain-containing protein translates to MKEIDPKIYKKHHSFQDFKSHKTGIIDYQKTRAVRVLSEWSEGKLNTTHSVHKKENFVEVLNLVLVDLKSDLDDVLFKITPFIAEEMYTYSDEELLRFFYHRYRYDVFPQLERIDNYPPYLQIEPSSICNYRCVFCYQTDVNFFKKTTPGMGQMSLELFRQIVDEAYGNIEFLSLASRGEPLLAKEIEGMLQYVKGKFLNLKVNTNASLLTESKVHALLSGGVKTVVFSADAAEEPLYSQLRVNGKLDKVLKNIEMFQSIRQKDYSDLPVITRVSGVKVTEKQDIDSMERVWGGLVDQVAFVNYNPWENIYEAKPNGQTKACSDLFRRMFIWQDGLTNPCDSDYKSNLQVGKFPDHNISQLWRMERYENLRSAHKSGNRQLVHPCKGCAVV
- a CDS encoding cytidylyltransferase domain-containing protein; translated protein: MIVALLLGRKGSIGFPGKNTYPINGKPLAWYPMNVAKNTKEIDKIYLSTDDPELMKIAREENVEVIERPPHLATKEALGEHAYQHGFEVIKERNPGITIELVVLLFCNAATLTSKTVAEGIKALRENSSADSAVTVSKYNMWSPLRARKKDDHGFLQPFVPFETFGDPKTLNCDRDSQGDVLFADMGLSIVRPKNLINLEDGMLPQKWMGQKILPLYQEAGCDVDYEWQIPVVEWWLKKYGEFN
- a CDS encoding HAD family hydrolase — translated: MNLNTFSKYKIIFWDFDGVIKDSVRVKLTAYKSLFPDANQEILQKIENHHLENGGMSRFKKIPLYLDWNSLPCDQNTIEVYQSRFAESVIQAVIDSAWIEGVELILRSKKENQLFVIVTGTPQEEIDVILKRLDIIDLFDRVYGAPTEKDRAIQLTLSDWKTLPQDTLLIGDSESDFKAAEISGSNFIFVDNAEESGFSKKYTGIRIRNFKGML
- a CDS encoding NAD-dependent epimerase/dehydratase family protein — encoded protein: MKIIVFGGSGFLGSHVSDALSIAGHEVTIFDQVNSPWLRSDQKMIVGDLLLADAVNDSIKGFDVVYNFAALADLNQALDKPLDTVRINILGNAHILEACRKHKIKRFMYASTVYVYSREGGFYRCSKQASESYIEEYKKVYGLDYTILRYGSLYGPRSDDSNGLYRIVKNALESEKICYEGSPDSLREYIHVEDAARASVVAMGEDFRNESVVFTGQEPMRVLDLLKMLAEILGKPESVEFSEKDQVGHYIRTPYAYLPKIGRKYIPPLHMDLGQGLLQLIEEVKQNQDLKDTKKV
- the pgl gene encoding 6-phosphogluconolactonase, with the translated sequence MSFDLVVCKKEEWTDTVLDYISKTISDQLRVGQKNGNQILNILVSGGTTPIGIYKRFHELPFPWQQIHLWQADERCFPENHLDRNDVVIKNALGKDLLSKITFHSMAGEEPLKMTAFYQQEIQSVSHFDLSILGIGEDGHTASLFPGNDLGDSTNSVDVIPVFNSPKLPLERISLSVNCINRSSHIVYLASGESKKDVIEKLKQNTDLPASKVKGRFSTKIFYSLD